The Streptomyces laurentii genome contains a region encoding:
- a CDS encoding hypothetical protein (identified by MetaGeneAnnotator; putative;~sequence version:1), whose protein sequence is MVERTNKQRSEMRHTPDTGTEPESTEPEQGKEEEAKKRFDLSVPQVAGSALAAVLAAKLASTLGVYGTIIGAGVISVVATCGGPVLQHVFKRTGEQMRKARPATDPDPAAAPASGSAPVFDPAQAPDPAVTAPYPAMPSEEFGDPTTHGTRVRGWRRPALGAAAVFVLAMGGITAYELTSGQDFGGTKGRTTFGTVVRGDSGTPDDHGGDHAPSDPAPTGGTGRQDPSAPAGTGQDQPSGNGTPGTGTPTPGADQGTGTSTPGTPPRPRRTPAPRPAPGPPARRGPAIHPPRRPRPPRRRSLRLPRPPRTPRAP, encoded by the coding sequence ATGGTCGAACGGACGAACAAGCAGAGGTCGGAGATGCGCCACACGCCGGACACCGGCACGGAGCCCGAGAGTACGGAGCCGGAACAGGGGAAGGAGGAGGAAGCGAAGAAGCGGTTCGACCTGAGTGTCCCTCAGGTCGCGGGCAGTGCCCTCGCCGCCGTCCTCGCCGCCAAACTCGCCTCCACCCTGGGGGTGTACGGCACCATCATCGGCGCCGGAGTGATCAGCGTGGTCGCCACCTGCGGCGGCCCGGTCCTCCAGCACGTCTTCAAGCGCACCGGCGAACAGATGCGCAAGGCGCGTCCGGCGACCGACCCGGACCCGGCCGCCGCGCCGGCCTCCGGCTCGGCCCCGGTCTTCGACCCGGCCCAGGCTCCCGATCCGGCGGTCACCGCCCCGTACCCGGCGATGCCGAGCGAGGAGTTCGGCGACCCGACCACCCACGGCACCAGGGTGCGCGGCTGGAGGCGGCCCGCGCTCGGCGCCGCCGCGGTCTTCGTGCTCGCGATGGGCGGCATCACCGCGTACGAGCTGACCTCCGGTCAGGACTTCGGCGGCACCAAGGGCCGGACCACCTTCGGCACCGTGGTCCGGGGCGACAGCGGTACCCCGGACGATCACGGCGGCGACCACGCCCCGAGCGATCCCGCCCCCACCGGCGGCACCGGCCGGCAGGACCCGAGCGCCCCGGCCGGCACCGGCCAGGACCAGCCGTCCGGGAACGGCACCCCGGGCACCGGGACTCCCACGCCCGGAGCGGACCAGGGCACCGGCACGTCCACCCCGGGCACGCCGCCCCGCCCGCGCCGGACACCGGCACCACGCCCGGCACCGGGCCCACCGGCCCGGCGGGGACCGGCGATCCATCCACCACGCCGCCCGCGACCCCCGCGCCGCCGGTCACTCCGCCTGCCCAGGCCCCCGCGAACCCCGCGAGCTCCGTGA
- a CDS encoding permease protein, ABC-type oligopeptide transporter (identified by MetaGeneAnnotator; putative;~sequence version:1): MGVRKRRKGAEGGTRTSGAAGTARTPTTRRGILSLRVAKRVTVPYGVPGSRPDTPGDSAGLWQAAPGQATLD, translated from the coding sequence ATGGGTGTCCGGAAGCGACGGAAGGGGGCCGAAGGTGGCACTCGAACCAGCGGCGCCGCGGGCACCGCACGGACACCGACGACTCGGCGTGGCATCCTGTCACTCCGGGTCGCGAAACGGGTAACCGTGCCATACGGCGTTCCAGGGTCCAGGCCCGACACGCCGGGCGACTCGGCAGGGTTGTGGCAGGCTGCACCCGGGCAGGCCACACTCGACTAG
- a CDS encoding hypothetical protein (identified by MetaGeneAnnotator; putative;~sequence version:1), which produces MALTHRPDAHAPADTRPVQIFQVSTLYGAATVAAALDAGRFGAPGEARRLLLVSNNAEIPETAVRLETMTGYGRIATRFDEVVDWNQAVHPYHPSTWAPRPEESPLWQRVLRMAWRLGTVPVELIVESIQVNPAKALAAVFAESPVHVYADGLMSYGPTRDELPHSIACRIRRVLHLDLVPGLRPLLLTEYGVGAELVPDDAFRAVLREIAAASEDSAENAALTTVAAAAPSALLLGQYLAALGILTAEEEEELHVRMLRGAAAAGHRSLVFKPHPTAPASQTAALYEEAERAGVTLTVLDGPLLAETFYARCRPGLVVGCFSTAMLTAAAYFGVPVARVGTDTVLGRLTPYENSNRVPLTIVHHLVTDLESGTEPTVPDGAPASLAPLVRAVGYCMRPAAHPGLRAEAVRYVAEHPGEPHFPAERLAELTLPLPARA; this is translated from the coding sequence ATGGCCCTCACCCACCGGCCCGATGCCCACGCCCCCGCGGACACCCGCCCCGTCCAGATCTTCCAGGTCTCCACGCTGTACGGCGCCGCCACCGTGGCCGCCGCCCTCGACGCCGGGCGGTTCGGCGCCCCCGGCGAGGCCCGCCGGCTGCTGCTCGTCTCGAACAACGCCGAGATCCCCGAGACGGCCGTCCGCCTGGAGACCATGACCGGCTACGGGCGGATCGCGACCCGCTTCGACGAGGTCGTCGACTGGAACCAGGCCGTCCACCCGTACCACCCCAGCACCTGGGCGCCCCGCCCCGAGGAGTCGCCGCTCTGGCAGCGGGTGCTGCGCATGGCGTGGCGACTCGGCACCGTGCCGGTCGAGCTGATCGTCGAGTCCATCCAGGTCAACCCGGCCAAGGCGCTCGCCGCCGTGTTCGCCGAGAGCCCCGTCCACGTCTACGCCGACGGCCTGATGAGCTACGGCCCGACCCGCGACGAACTGCCCCACTCCATCGCCTGCCGCATCCGCCGGGTGCTCCACCTGGACCTCGTCCCCGGCCTGCGGCCGCTGCTCCTCACCGAGTACGGCGTCGGCGCCGAACTGGTCCCCGACGACGCCTTCCGCGCAGTGCTCCGGGAGATCGCGGCGGCCTCCGAGGACTCGGCGGAGAACGCCGCGCTCACCACCGTGGCCGCCGCCGCGCCCAGCGCGCTCCTCCTCGGCCAGTACCTCGCCGCCCTCGGCATCCTCACCGCCGAGGAGGAAGAGGAACTGCACGTCCGGATGCTGCGCGGCGCCGCCGCGGCCGGGCACCGGTCCCTCGTCTTCAAGCCGCACCCGACGGCCCCGGCGAGCCAGACGGCGGCCCTGTACGAGGAGGCCGAGCGCGCCGGCGTCACCCTCACAGTCCTGGACGGGCCGCTGCTCGCCGAGACCTTCTACGCCCGGTGCCGGCCCGGGCTCGTCGTCGGCTGCTTCTCCACGGCCATGCTCACCGCCGCCGCGTACTTCGGCGTGCCCGTCGCGCGCGTGGGCACCGACACCGTGCTCGGCCGGCTCACCCCGTACGAGAACAGCAACCGCGTCCCGTTGACGATCGTCCACCATCTGGTGACCGACCTGGAGAGCGGCACGGAGCCCACCGTCCCGGACGGCGCGCCCGCGAGCCTCGCGCCGCTGGTGCGCGCCGTCGGCTACTGCATGCGCCCGGCCGCGCATCCGGGGCTGCGGGCCGAGGCCGTCCGGTACGTGGCGGAGCACCCCGGCGAGCCGCACTTCCCGGCCGAGCGGCTCGCCGAACTCACGCTGCCGCTCCCGGCCCGCGCGTAG
- a CDS encoding hypothetical protein (DNA-binding protein [Streptomyces albus J1074];~Protein of unknown function (DUF3071); pfam11268;~identified by MetaGeneAnnotator; putative): protein MTSAGTTREVPMPELRVVAVSNDGTRLVLKAADSTEYTLPIDERLRAAVRNDRARLGQIEIEVESHLRPRDIQARIRAGASAEEVAQLAGIPVERVRRFEGPVLAERAFMAERARKTPVRRPGENTGPQLGEAVQERLLLRGAEKDTLRWDSWRRDDGTWEVLLVYRVAGEVHTASWTYDPPRRLVQAVDDEARALIGETDDTLAAAPEPSFPFVPRIARLPRDRPLDRALDRQLERAPAPAPEPEEERDSLTSLLEAVPSFRGDMVVPEPPTPEPAEEPEAEEPPAPAASAGAGAAYADVLMPRAVSGHRDRLIGTTDRQAEADGVRPGRRAAVPSWDEIVFGTRRKKQE from the coding sequence GTGACGTCGGCAGGCACCACCCGGGAGGTTCCCATGCCCGAACTGCGTGTCGTGGCCGTCTCGAACGACGGCACACGACTGGTGCTGAAGGCTGCGGACAGCACGGAGTACACCCTTCCGATCGACGAGCGGCTGCGCGCCGCCGTCCGTAACGACCGTGCGCGGCTCGGCCAGATCGAGATCGAGGTGGAGAGCCACCTCCGCCCCCGTGACATCCAGGCGCGTATACGAGCCGGTGCCTCCGCCGAGGAGGTCGCGCAGCTCGCGGGCATCCCCGTCGAGCGGGTACGGCGTTTCGAGGGCCCCGTCCTCGCGGAGCGCGCCTTCATGGCGGAGCGGGCCCGCAAGACCCCCGTGCGCCGGCCGGGCGAGAACACCGGACCCCAGCTCGGCGAGGCGGTGCAGGAGCGGCTGCTGCTGCGCGGCGCCGAGAAGGACACCCTGCGGTGGGACTCCTGGCGCCGCGACGACGGCACCTGGGAGGTGCTGCTCGTCTACCGGGTCGCGGGCGAGGTGCACACGGCGAGCTGGACGTACGACCCGCCGCGGCGGCTCGTCCAGGCCGTCGACGACGAGGCGCGCGCGCTGATCGGCGAGACCGACGACACGCTGGCCGCCGCGCCGGAGCCGAGCTTCCCGTTCGTGCCGCGCATCGCACGGCTGCCCCGGGACCGGCCGCTGGACCGCGCGCTCGACCGCCAGTTGGAGCGGGCGCCCGCCCCGGCGCCCGAGCCGGAGGAGGAGCGCGACTCCCTGACCAGTCTCCTGGAGGCCGTACCGAGCTTCCGCGGCGACATGGTCGTACCGGAACCGCCCACCCCGGAGCCGGCCGAGGAGCCCGAGGCCGAGGAGCCGCCGGCACCCGCGGCGTCCGCCGGAGCGGGCGCGGCCTATGCCGACGTCCTGATGCCGCGTGCCGTCTCGGGTCACCGCGACCGGCTCATCGGCACCACCGACCGGCAGGCCGAGGCGGACGGTGTCCGGCCGGGCCGTCGTGCGGCCGTCCCGAGCTGGGACGAGATCGTGTTCGGCACCCGCCGCAAAAAGCAGGAGTGA
- a CDS encoding transferase (Glycosyltransferase family A (GT-A) includes diverse families of glycosyl transferases with a common GT-A type structural fold; cd00761;~Glycosyltransferases involved in cell wall biogenesis [Cell envelope biogenesis, outer membrane]; COG0463;~identified by MetaGeneAnnotator; putative;~transferase [Streptomyces griseoflavus Tu4000]), producing the protein MPKLSVVVPLHNVGPYAPDTLRSLADNAADDIEFLLVDDHSTDETPDLLDRWKNRIPQATVIRHETNLGVAQARNTGIDAATGDYVTFLDGDDWYAPGHLRAMVTGIHRLGCDFARTDHVLSTGRERQVRYAPAKERDTVMDPRDGIAPSSMVTMVDYPFVPFGIYSASLFRDGAGRFETKLRTAEDRLWIWRLHLAATSYAALSLHGVFYRRGVTTSLTQISDNRQLDFIPSYDLLLDEVSRDRDADRFLPKAVRTYCAMIAFHLGKSDQYEAAVGKRLRRDVTDALRRMPQQVLDKTLATMDTPRSTLLRSLRDTGKAA; encoded by the coding sequence GTGCCGAAACTGTCCGTCGTCGTGCCCCTCCACAATGTCGGGCCCTACGCCCCCGACACCCTGCGCAGTCTCGCCGACAACGCGGCCGACGACATCGAGTTCCTGCTGGTCGACGACCACTCCACCGACGAGACGCCGGACCTCCTCGACCGCTGGAAGAACCGCATCCCCCAGGCCACCGTCATCCGCCACGAGACCAACCTCGGCGTCGCCCAGGCGCGCAACACCGGCATCGACGCGGCCACCGGCGACTACGTCACCTTCCTCGACGGCGACGACTGGTACGCGCCCGGCCACCTGCGCGCCATGGTGACCGGAATCCACCGGCTGGGCTGCGACTTCGCGCGCACCGACCACGTCCTGTCGACCGGGCGCGAGCGGCAGGTCCGCTACGCCCCGGCGAAGGAACGCGACACCGTCATGGACCCCCGGGACGGCATCGCGCCGTCCTCCATGGTGACGATGGTCGACTACCCGTTCGTCCCGTTCGGCATCTACAGCGCGTCGCTCTTCCGGGACGGCGCGGGCCGCTTCGAGACGAAGCTGCGCACCGCCGAGGACCGGCTCTGGATCTGGCGCCTCCATCTCGCCGCCACCAGCTACGCGGCGCTCTCCCTGCACGGCGTCTTCTACCGGCGCGGTGTCACCACCTCCCTCACCCAGATCTCCGACAACCGCCAGCTGGACTTCATCCCCTCCTACGACCTGCTGCTCGACGAGGTCTCCCGAGACCGCGACGCCGACCGCTTCCTGCCCAAGGCCGTCCGTACGTACTGCGCGATGATCGCCTTCCACCTCGGGAAGTCCGACCAGTACGAGGCGGCCGTCGGCAAGCGGCTGCGCCGTGACGTCACCGACGCGCTGCGCCGGATGCCGCAGCAGGTCCTCGACAAGACCCTCGCGACCATGGACACCCCCCGCAGCACCCTCCTGAGGAGCCTGCGCGACACCGGAAAGGCCGCCTGA
- a CDS encoding sgaA protein (N-terminal domain of Streptomyces griseus SgaA (suppression of growth disturbance caused by A-factor at a high concentration under high osmolality during early growth phase), and similar domains; cd07247;~SgaA [Streptomyces venezuelae ATCC10712];~identified by MetaGeneAnnotator; putative): MVHGLDATQEFYGALFGWEFVPGPQQLGPYVRALLDGREVAGIGRLPPDRHLPVAWTTYLATDDADRSAETIRCCGGTVAVGPLDAGDAGRMAICADPAGAVFGLWQAKAHPGTATAGPAGTPVWNELLTYETRSVGKFYRAVFAYEAEPVVSAGDDYVTLCLDGRPVAALHGVGTGLPRDRGAHWMTYFEAGDVAAAAQLVAELGGRVLRPPREDAAGRAALVADPEGAVFALVEPRDRPPTS, from the coding sequence ATGGTGCACGGACTTGACGCGACGCAGGAGTTCTACGGCGCGCTGTTCGGCTGGGAGTTCGTGCCGGGGCCGCAGCAGCTCGGCCCGTACGTCCGCGCGTTGCTGGACGGGCGGGAGGTCGCCGGAATCGGCCGGCTGCCGCCGGACCGGCATCTGCCGGTCGCCTGGACCACCTATCTGGCCACGGACGACGCGGACAGGTCGGCGGAGACGATCCGCTGTTGCGGCGGCACGGTCGCGGTCGGCCCGCTGGACGCGGGCGACGCCGGCCGGATGGCGATCTGCGCGGACCCGGCGGGCGCCGTCTTCGGACTCTGGCAGGCGAAGGCGCACCCGGGCACGGCGACCGCCGGACCGGCGGGGACTCCGGTCTGGAACGAGCTTCTGACGTACGAGACGCGCTCGGTCGGCAAGTTCTACCGCGCCGTCTTCGCGTACGAGGCCGAGCCGGTGGTCTCCGCCGGCGACGACTACGTGACCCTGTGCCTCGACGGGCGGCCCGTCGCCGCGCTGCACGGGGTGGGCACCGGTCTGCCGCGGGACCGGGGCGCCCACTGGATGACGTACTTCGAGGCCGGCGACGTGGCCGCGGCGGCTCAGCTGGTCGCGGAGCTGGGCGGTCGGGTGCTGCGCCCGCCGCGCGAGGACGCGGCGGGGCGGGCGGCCCTGGTGGCCGACCCGGAGGGCGCGGTCTTCGCCCTCGTGGAGCCACGGGACCGGCCGCCGACGTCCTGA
- a CDS encoding thiosulfate sulfurtransferase, rhodanese (Rhodanese Homology Domain (RHOD); an alpha beta fold domain found duplicated in the rhodanese protein. The cysteine containing enzymatically active version of the domain is also foundin the Cdc25 class of protein phosphatases and a variety of proteins...; cl00125;~Rhodanese-related sulfurtransferase [Inorganic ion transport andmetabolism]; COG2897;~Thiosulfate sulfurtransferase (TST), C-terminal, catalytic domain. TST contains 2 copies of the Rhodanese Homology Domain; this is the second repeat. Only the second repeat contains the catalytically active Cys residue; cd01449;~Thiosulfate sulfurtransferase, rhodanese [Streptomyces venezuelae ATCC10712];~active site residue [active];~identified by MetaGeneAnnotator; putative), which translates to MKPIISTSELVSESAGPTPPVLLDVRWSLGGPPGRPEYEIGHLSGAVYVDLDAELAGPPGKGGRHPLPDPDVFGAAMRRAGVSAGTPVVVYDGGLGWAAARAWWLLRWAGHPNVRVLDGGLAAWTGELSRDTPEPEPGDFVPRPGAAGLLDADGAAALARAGLLLDARAAERYRGDVEPIDRVGGHIPGAVSAPTTENVGPDGRFLPVDVLTARFGALGAAEAPEVAVYCGSGVSGAHEVLALAVAGIPAALYAGSWSEWSSDPARPVATGPDPQ; encoded by the coding sequence ATGAAGCCCATCATCTCCACGAGCGAACTCGTGAGCGAGTCGGCCGGGCCGACACCCCCGGTCCTGCTGGACGTCCGCTGGAGCCTCGGCGGCCCGCCCGGACGGCCCGAGTACGAGATCGGACATCTGTCCGGCGCCGTCTACGTCGACCTGGACGCCGAGCTGGCGGGCCCGCCCGGAAAGGGCGGCCGGCACCCGCTGCCGGACCCGGACGTGTTCGGCGCCGCGATGCGCCGCGCGGGCGTGTCGGCCGGGACGCCGGTCGTCGTGTACGACGGCGGGCTCGGCTGGGCCGCGGCCCGCGCCTGGTGGCTGCTGCGCTGGGCGGGTCACCCGAACGTGCGGGTCCTCGACGGCGGCCTCGCCGCCTGGACGGGTGAGCTGTCGCGCGACACGCCGGAACCCGAGCCGGGCGACTTCGTGCCGCGGCCCGGCGCCGCCGGCCTGCTCGACGCGGACGGCGCGGCGGCCCTGGCCCGCGCGGGCCTGCTCCTGGACGCGCGGGCGGCCGAGCGCTACCGCGGCGACGTGGAGCCGATCGACCGGGTGGGCGGCCACATCCCGGGCGCGGTCAGCGCCCCGACGACCGAGAACGTCGGCCCGGACGGCCGCTTCCTTCCGGTCGACGTCCTGACCGCCCGGTTCGGCGCGCTCGGCGCCGCCGAGGCCCCCGAGGTGGCGGTCTACTGCGGCTCGGGCGTCTCCGGCGCCCACGAGGTCCTCGCCCTCGCCGTCGCCGGCATCCCCGCCGCGCTCTACGCGGGCTCCTGGTCGGAGTGGTCCTCCGACCCCGCCCGCCCGGTCGCGACGGGACCTGACCCCCAGTAG
- a CDS encoding hypothetical protein (identified by MetaGeneAnnotator; putative;~sequence version:1), whose translation MPPAAEPEVAPEPQVTPVLAPGSASEPRPSRPSRGSRPRLRAAAGAALLTGVLFCLAGRLAGSYPFGTRTRNIVDLGQQYLPFHAYWRDLLLGRTHGDLFLNWSSGFGTNFLGDFGTYLSSPFDLLVVLFPADRPELALYAVTALKIATAGAAMAALLLTLRRGPWPVAAILGTAYALSGWTFNYGATVPMWLDGLVAFPLLCLVGEWARKGRRPVLGPLVVALAWCANFYTAYMATIGAAVVLVVRLLTTDDTATATTSTSIKPTFEAAGRPRFLALLRAARSVLLGIGLAAPLVIVIFLGTKAADPTPPTAFVAAAWSDVAARFLPATASVATPALFIGTPALALALTLPFNSAVAGRVRAGWITAIALVTLSLQWEPTHLLWHAGASPNGIPYRQTFVLCGLLLMAAWLSVAGGPPRPRALLGGTGALGLLALAAAGSVDIDRWTYPAVAGAVALGVLAAAAALLARARPVGRLLPVLAVVLLLAAQAGETLVTGKRIEEQQLSEVSWAPRVGPWHTDMARAVAEKDAWPRHRTDPGEVPGGNDVLLVGGEGADYYSSLTSDTYSRTLTGLGFGYYAKGRHPVSLDNPVTDAIFSIGTRMRSTPRGPLALDRLPEATITVTDTPVPPLVTVHPAGAPAPAGSSDSAFARQERMLGRAVYEVPAGPRRTTAPDGAGTTLTARCPAGSDVWLWAPEYQGTAALAGSPSATSTFAGKLPSVVAPMQRLGTVPADGTVRIDLRPEPKAGPRQKLPANPVGCLDRQRLADTVRDLTATGATAVRATGHTLTADLPAGSTGTAVVAVPRTRGWRCAAGDAPLAPADSRLGLLAVPLDGRATSVTCSFRPPGVKLGGAVGAAALLGLLATALPHRRRRTGRVHPSAGRQEFTARAHPARSTE comes from the coding sequence GTGCCACCCGCAGCCGAGCCCGAGGTCGCGCCCGAGCCCCAGGTCACGCCCGTGCTCGCACCCGGATCCGCGAGCGAGCCCCGGCCGTCGCGGCCGTCCCGCGGGTCCCGGCCCCGGCTCCGGGCGGCGGCCGGGGCGGCCCTGCTCACCGGCGTGCTGTTCTGTCTGGCCGGACGGCTCGCCGGCAGCTACCCGTTCGGCACCCGGACCCGCAACATCGTCGACCTCGGCCAGCAGTACCTGCCGTTCCACGCCTACTGGCGCGACCTGCTCCTCGGCCGGACCCACGGCGACCTGTTCCTGAACTGGTCGTCGGGGTTCGGCACCAACTTCCTGGGCGACTTCGGCACGTACCTCAGCAGCCCCTTCGACCTGCTCGTCGTCCTCTTCCCGGCCGACCGGCCCGAACTCGCCCTGTACGCCGTCACCGCGCTCAAGATCGCCACGGCGGGCGCGGCGATGGCGGCCCTGCTCCTCACCCTGCGGCGCGGCCCGTGGCCGGTCGCCGCGATCCTCGGCACCGCCTACGCGCTGTCCGGCTGGACCTTCAACTACGGTGCCACCGTGCCGATGTGGCTCGACGGGCTCGTCGCCTTCCCGCTGCTCTGCCTGGTGGGGGAGTGGGCGCGCAAGGGACGCCGCCCGGTGCTCGGGCCGCTGGTCGTCGCGCTCGCGTGGTGCGCCAACTTCTACACCGCGTACATGGCCACGATCGGCGCCGCCGTCGTCCTCGTCGTCCGGCTGCTCACGACCGACGACACAGCCACAGCCACCACCTCCACCAGCATCAAGCCCACGTTCGAAGCCGCCGGCCGCCCCCGCTTCCTCGCGCTGCTGCGCGCCGCCCGCTCCGTCCTGCTCGGCATCGGGCTCGCCGCCCCGCTCGTGATCGTCATCTTCCTCGGCACGAAGGCCGCCGACCCGACCCCGCCGACCGCCTTCGTCGCGGCCGCCTGGTCCGACGTCGCCGCCCGCTTCCTGCCGGCCACGGCCAGCGTGGCCACGCCCGCCCTCTTCATCGGCACGCCCGCCCTGGCGCTCGCCCTCACCCTGCCCTTCAACAGCGCGGTCGCCGGCCGTGTCCGGGCCGGCTGGATCACGGCGATCGCGCTGGTCACGCTGTCCCTGCAGTGGGAGCCGACGCATCTGCTCTGGCACGCCGGCGCCTCGCCGAACGGGATTCCGTACCGTCAGACCTTCGTGCTGTGCGGTCTGTTGCTGATGGCCGCCTGGCTGTCCGTGGCCGGCGGGCCGCCCCGGCCGCGCGCGCTGCTCGGCGGCACCGGCGCGCTCGGCCTTCTCGCGCTGGCCGCGGCCGGCAGCGTCGACATCGATCGCTGGACCTATCCGGCCGTCGCCGGAGCCGTCGCCCTCGGCGTGCTCGCCGCCGCGGCCGCCCTGCTCGCCCGGGCCCGCCCCGTCGGCCGGCTGCTTCCCGTCCTCGCCGTCGTCCTGCTGCTCGCCGCGCAGGCGGGCGAGACCCTGGTCACCGGCAAGCGCATCGAGGAACAGCAGCTGAGCGAGGTCTCCTGGGCGCCCCGCGTCGGGCCCTGGCACACCGACATGGCCCGCGCGGTCGCGGAGAAGGACGCCTGGCCGCGCCACCGCACCGACCCCGGCGAGGTCCCGGGCGGCAACGACGTGCTGCTGGTCGGCGGCGAGGGCGCCGACTACTACAGCAGCCTCACCTCCGACACCTACTCCCGCACCCTCACCGGCCTCGGCTTCGGCTACTACGCCAAGGGCCGCCACCCGGTGAGCCTCGACAACCCCGTCACCGACGCGATCTTCTCCATCGGCACCCGGATGCGGTCGACGCCCCGGGGCCCGCTCGCGCTCGACCGGCTGCCCGAGGCCACGATCACCGTCACCGACACGCCCGTACCCCCGCTCGTCACCGTCCATCCCGCCGGAGCCCCCGCCCCCGCCGGATCCTCCGATTCCGCCTTCGCCCGTCAGGAGCGGATGCTCGGCCGCGCGGTGTACGAGGTGCCCGCCGGCCCGCGCCGTACCACCGCCCCCGACGGCGCGGGCACCACCCTCACCGCGCGCTGTCCGGCCGGCTCCGACGTCTGGCTCTGGGCCCCGGAGTACCAGGGCACGGCGGCCCTCGCGGGCAGCCCTTCCGCCACGTCCACGTTCGCCGGCAAGCTGCCCTCCGTCGTGGCGCCCATGCAGCGGCTCGGCACCGTCCCGGCCGACGGGACCGTACGGATCGACCTGCGGCCCGAGCCGAAGGCCGGGCCCCGGCAGAAGCTGCCCGCGAACCCCGTCGGCTGCCTGGACCGGCAGCGGCTCGCCGACACCGTCCGCGACCTCACCGCCACCGGCGCCACCGCCGTCCGCGCCACCGGCCACACCCTCACCGCCGACCTGCCCGCGGGCAGCACCGGCACCGCCGTCGTCGCCGTCCCCCGCACCCGTGGCTGGCGCTGCGCCGCGGGCGACGCGCCCCTGGCGCCCGCGGACAGCCGTCTCGGTCTGCTCGCCGTCCCCCTCGACGGCCGGGCCACGTCCGTGACCTGCTCCTTCCGCCCGCCCGGGGTGAAGCTCGGCGGCGCCGTCGGCGCGGCGGCCCTCCTCGGCCTGCTCGCCACCGCCCTGCCGCACCGGCGCCGGCGGACCGGCCGCGTCCACCCATCCGCCGGACGGCAGGAGTTCACCGCCCGTGCACATCCGGCTCGTTCGACGGAGTGA